CTATGGTAACACTTTCGAAGAATCGCGGCCACCTGTGATAGtctttttaaagtgtttttaagTACTCACCCTCTCCAAtagtttataattgtttaattcttTAAGCAGGCCCTTAGCAGATAACAAATGGTAATGGAAAGCTGGTTGCATTTCAATTTTTCTGAACTTACCATTACTTTTCTATTATCTTTgtattatgacaaaaaaattatagtCTGTCAAAATCCATGACTTGTATTGCATCGTTTTTCAGATGATAACAGACCTCAGATACCGTCTGAAGAACCACCGCCCTGTTACCCCTCCACTAGAAGGCTCAAACTTCACATACGGCTTCAACACCAACAATTTGGAAAACTGGGTTAACTATTGGGCTGATTCCTACAACTTCACAGCTCGGGAAGAGTTTATGAACCAATTCCCGCATTTCAAGACTAACATCCAAGGCCTTGATATTCACTTCATGAGGATCAAACCTGAGGTaattaaaatgaacttaaaaaccgccatctagtctcaaacaaatcttttttttattatgagtactagatgactgataaacatacttataaacttCTAAATCCTTAAACCAAGACATAGAACAgataatcgtgctcatcacacaattgTTTGTCCTGTGTCAGAATCAACCCACGATCTCCGCTGTCCAGTACCATGGTGGTACTTGGCGATGGTAGCAGGTCAACACGTCTTGATCACCACATAATTTTTCACCAATTTGAATGTACCTCCTCTCCAGGTTCCTGAAGGTGTGGAAGTGATCCCACTCCTGATATCGCACGGATGGCCCGGTTCCTTCCTAGAGTTTTACAAAGCTGCTCCTTTAATATCTGAAGCTTACGAGAAAACTGGTTTCGCTGTTGAAATTATAGTACCAAGCTTGCCTGGATTTGGATTTTCTAGCGTGAGTTACCTTAAAAAATGtggtaaatacatttttgcGTTTGTTCCAAAAgtgctatatttttaatttaagtacgtTTAACAAATTTTTGACGTTTCAGGGAGCAGTTCGACAAGGATTAGGTGCTTCTGAAATAGCAGTAGTATTCAGAAATCTGATGCACAGAATTGGTCACAAGACTTTCTATATCCAAGGTGGAGATTGGGGATCTGTTATTTGCGCAAGTCTCTCCACTTTATTCCCCGATGTAAGTTTTTGTTCAAAGGATACGTGGCAGCCAATTAATGGCTTTGTTCGATATTGTTGAAATTCgtataaaatatgttgaaatcAACCTCAGCCATAATTTAATTTCGCAATTGAACATTATTGTCATTCATTGGAAATGTtatttccagaaaaaaaaaagttcgttTCGCATCACTTTTGTTTAGACAATTTAGTTTGTCGATTGAAACAGTCGAAGCTTGTGATTATCTTAATAGCAtaaatctctttaaaaatataaaacggcatttatttttgtcgagtatttttatgaatacaaaatgttaattCTCATGCCaaggtatttaaatatgaaCACATTGTGTTACAATACATATCACTGTTGTATAAACACTTGAtcatatacaaaataaaatgtatattcgtGTGTGCCTGTTTCAGGAGGTTTTAGGTTTCCATTCGAACTTCGCAGTGTCATATGCGATAGGAACATGGGCAACTTGGTTCGGTGGTTTCCCAAACAAAGCTTTCCAAGACTTGATTGTTCAGCCATCGATGGCGAACAGACTGTTTCCTCTTGCTACAGTATTTTTGGGCACTGTAGCTGAATCTGGGTACATGCATTTACAAGCTACTAAGCCTGATACGTTAGGTGAGTTTTGTactagaatagaatagaattgatttatttatttgcttagaatgtaggtaggtattgaGGTGTTACAAATGATAAGAAGCCTTATACAATCTGCATGACGGCATGCAAAGTTTTCACTTTCTAAGAGACAATGACTTGGCTTGACTTGACAGACTTGACTTGACAGACGTTTGAAGAGACAATTTTATAATCTAAATTGGAGTTTTAGCTAATTGGAGAAAAATActgtaatcattttattatggtacCTAACAAATATATTCTAACTTTTAATCCAAATAGCTGTTCCGTTGCCTTAGGCAAAATCAAAGCTTAACTATGACTTCTTCAAAGTTAAACTATGGGCTTCATTAATCGAAGTCTACGTGGTGTTGACTCTCAGCCCTCCCAATTGTTATCTAAGAGATCATTACAAACAAATCGATCtctgaaattttctttttaaatcgcCAGGTGTCGCTTTCTCGGACAGTCCATCAGGTCTTCTCGCCTACATCCTGCA
This sequence is a window from Trichoplusia ni isolate ovarian cell line Hi5 chromosome 15, tn1, whole genome shotgun sequence. Protein-coding genes within it:
- the LOC113501157 gene encoding juvenile hormone epoxide hydrolase-like, whose translation is MNKLIGIIVFCTLVFSVQNSMIESDSATLPKIDAWWGPEDGKANQDTSIRPFKIKFEEEMITDLRYRLKNHRPVTPPLEGSNFTYGFNTNNLENWVNYWADSYNFTAREEFMNQFPHFKTNIQGLDIHFMRIKPEVPEGVEVIPLLISHGWPGSFLEFYKAAPLISEAYEKTGFAVEIIVPSLPGFGFSSGAVRQGLGASEIAVVFRNLMHRIGHKTFYIQGGDWGSVICASLSTLFPDEVLGFHSNFAVSYAIGTWATWFGGFPNKAFQDLIVQPSMANRLFPLATVFLGTVAESGYMHLQATKPDTLGVAFSDSPSGLLAYILQTVSGAIRSTNKNREDGGLYDYFTQDELIDNLMVYWMNNAFTTSIRIYAESLNTRNVNAGVHSIKTTVPYWSLQALNELRYLSPAMLKQKFPNLLNQTILDDGGHFLAWELPEVFSESVLTAITEFKKVQSNRICKVEL